The segment TGGAGGTATAATGCAGGACTCTTTCTTGAGAGAGAGTGGTGACTCTCTGAGGTCAAGGTTTTACCTCATCTAACTACACAAAAGCAAATGCTTCAGCATATTTTCCTAAATGTCTTACTTGAAATAGCACCTACAGTATTAGTACTTATCACGTGAGGATCCAGATGCACTTTTTTACCCTGCTTAATTTAACAGATGGAATATTTGACTGCAAATTAAAAAGCTATGACACTTAAGACGAAAACTGGAGAGGAGGGTTGATGCTTCAGAATCGCCCGCCTGCAGTGTACCACAGAAACATCAAGCTCGCTGTGTCCTCAATGCTAACGATGTGCCTCAAAGCCGGGCCTTCATTCCTAAACCCAGATCCTAACCTTAGTCCAGCAAGTTGAAGAAGTTGGGACTCATTTTACAGTCCACAACTAGAGTCTCCGcatggataaaaaaagaaaacacacacacacacacacacacacacacacagataagagGCAAAGGCCGCAGAGTGGACACACGACAGCACAGAGGTCGTCTGAGCCAGGCGGGCTACGGAAGTCAAGGTCCCACTTTTCTTCGCACTCCGGGAAAGTACCAGTGACAACGCCACGGCAACTACGGGTCCGTGACATTGTtctgtaaccatggcaacacacAGCGGCAAGCCGCAGCCAGTCAGTACCGGTGGCACAGCAAGCTCCGACAAGATAGCAGTAAACTGAACATAGAAGCCTctttcaaagaaaaataaagaagtaaatGATAAGGCGGCGtcgggggagggggagggggagggcgGGGGCTGATCCCATGGTGCTGAATTGTTGCTGACGGTGATCGCGATGATCATTTGGCACAAACTTTGCTTGGCTGGAGGCTCAGCcaacagtgaaaatgttttcaaatgatgGCCTCCGATGTGCTGATAAGGATGCTTTAGTCTTTATTTTGACAGGTTCTTCTTTATGTGCTCGACTTCCATctgtgaaagaaacacaaaaagagtcAAGGCATTTGTACATATCACTTCATTTTAAAGATCTGTGGtcttaaaattaataaaaactgtaataaacGCAACACAATATTCATCATATCGGGAAGATAACTACTCCTTTATGAGTCTCACCTGTAAACTAAGACGaatcctcttctcctcctccagcacacTGGTCAACTGTTTTAGCTCCATCCTGGAATCATCCAGCGAAGCAGTCAGTAAACGCAAACACGAAAAAACCTGCACACATGTCGGCACAGAGACGCACACTCACCTGTGCTGGTTCTTCAGCATTTCTACGGAGGTCCTCAGTTCTCTCAGCTGGTTCCTCAGCTCCTCAAGCGTCGGGGGAGTCAGAGGTGAGTGCCGGAGCTCCGGGGAGGGGCTCAGACCTGAGGAGGAAGACGGGGAAATGGAGCGATGGCTGGAGTTCGGAGGGGTCAGGGCAGAGGGCTTGGTGGGGAGCGGTGCTTTGCTGTCGGGTACCTAACAAAAATACAGATCACAAATTATAAATCcattatatataaatgtttatattttcctccctctgtaaAATCTCACATTGTTTATAACACTACAGAGCTGCCTGAAAAGTCAGAAACCCAGAACCCCATGTGATGAGGAAGGAAGGTTGAGCAATCTGATGAAAAGCTCGGGAGCAGCTTTTTCGTGACAAGGtttttctaatgaaaacattcCTAACACTTGAATTGTCACTAAAATGACAACATGAGTCGAGAGGAAGCTGAATTTCTTAGTGATTATCAGCTGTTGTTGAACTCCTTATTAAAATATCATCCATCATGGTGTCATCTGTCTACAGAAGGTGTCCTCGTGGACATTTACTCACAAGTGCTATTTAACGTTTgactagtaaaaaaaaaaagacaaggcaaaaaaaaaactgtggtgtGGCGCCCCCTGCAGGACAAAACAAATGATTGCGTTGAACTGGTGGTCTTACAGAGACAACAGGAACTCCTTTTCTCAGGGCGACGTCTACAGGTCTTGTGGAGACTATATCATGGTCCTCCTtcgctctctccttctcttttctgtcctccACTGCAGGAGCATCCAGGTCCGTAGAAGACTGCAGGAAAGAGGGAAACATGACTGACGCTCTTATTTCTTCAGGACTTCTAAAGGGACACTTTGTCATAACAGTTCTGCAAGAATTGCATTTTTCTCTGGGTAATGAATGTagagaattattttaatttagttctcaacaaaaaaaataaataaatatgataatacatttcaaacactgtaaTGAGTTTGCTGCTGCCATCCTTAAACCATATTGTAGGGTCTTACTATCTAAACTGTCCTGATGCTTAAATGGAGATTATTATCTGAATTTCAGCAGCAGGACCACGCCTCAACCACTTGTCTTCCTGTTATTAGCATATCTACCATCTTATCCTTCAcacctctctctcactctaCCTTGCTCCAAAACCTTCCCTACACTGCAGACATTACATGTAACATTAATCATCACCAAACAAGGGTCTCAGGACAGAGAACGTTGTTGTTGAACAGCGTACAACCCACTGAGACAAATTGGTGACTGCATTTGATGGTCTCTTGGCTTTAGGTTAGGGTTATTTTCGGAATTCCCCCGAAACCCCAAAATGTTccgtttaaaatgaaaacacacaaaaggtCTTTACATGCAAAAAGACTGAAGATCACAGAAATTGTTTACGAGTCTGTTTTCTGAAATAGATTCATCAGTAATGGTTTAAACTCAGAGTTAACGTAGCACTGCGACACAGAATGGTGGTGCAGATGCTGAATAAGGCGACTGTGGGTCGACCTCTGACAGGCTGACTGCAAACACTTACAGGTGCGACGATCTGAGAACGAGGTCGGCGGTCGGTGACTCTTGGCCGTGAGGCTGTGGGATGACTCAGTTTCTCTGTAGACGTAACCACTGCATCCAGGTCTAtgtctacacaaacacacgccaaaatgcaaaaacactcGAATCATGTGaagcacacaacacagagaGCGCGCTGACAGTTACTGAGGCACCAAGTCCTGATCTCATTGGTCAGTTGCTCCCTCAGGTCAAACTCACCAGTGTCATGTGACCTGTCAGGGGCAGATTCTGGTGTTGAAGCCCCGCCCTCAGACTTGGGGCTTTCACACCTGAGCAGGTAAACCATACAACAACATTAGGCTGCATACGCTTGGGGAGTCAAGCACGTTTTCTGAGTGAGTGTTCAAGTGTGTTACTAACGCTAGGGTGGGCGGTCTCTCGGGACGCCGCGGGGgctgggaggaggaaaaggagctTGTCTTTGGAGGGAGGGGTTTCTTGGGGAGCATAGATGGGAAGGAGGGTTTGGGGGTGTCTCCAGCCTTCACCTcttcacctacacacacacacacacaaataatcatacaaacacacatggataTACAAGGtgataacaataaaaaaaaaaaaaaaaacatttacaagacATATCAGACTAGTAGAGATGCAAAGAGGAGGAGCTcagacactcacacaaagacatgcagtttaAATTGCAGGAGTACAGTGATAGAGTCTGAAGCCGCAGCAGTAACACTGAACTAAATTTAACGCAAGGAGGAAaatgggttaaaaaaaaagaggaagcagagaggtCTGAAGTCACCCAAGGTTGCAAGaacaggaaatagaaaaaaaaccaTGAagaaaaaatgtacagtagcGCTATAGAGAGCTGGCGTCGAAATGGAGAGAGTAGTATTTTAAGGTGTTAAATTTATTTTGTCTCTACTtccttttaaactgtttttaactttttccacttgctgtattggaataaaaaaaaaaatgctacatatgtgaaaaataataataaaagcaatcTGAAAAAAAAGAGTGACTGCTTTGAATTGTTTTGGTAGAATCTGACACCCGCAGCAAACTTGATGCCAGTGCATCAAGATCAAAACCAAAGTGCCCATAGACTTCCTGTTGCACAGGGACTGATGTCGAAATGCACCTTCAATCAAAGCTTTGTTTCTTCACTTCACAAAAGAGAACAAGACATGCTGCGAGTGATTTGAACAAGTTTCACATGTTTCAACATGCGCTCCTGCCACTGTTCccaaaaaaacagatttattaacGTTGAGCGTTAAGTTAGTGCTCTGTCTAGGAGCAGCTGGAAGATCAGCAGAAAGCTGTGAGATGCTGCAGGATGAAGGGAGCTGAAGAAGTCGACGAGACCTAAACTGTACCTCGATCCTGGTCTCTTTGTGGCAGGTGTTCCGGCCGTTCAGGAGGAACCTTTCTCACATCAGACTTTTTCTCTACAGGTCAGAGTGTACAtgttttttgcttatttttatcaccttctctctttctctctcagagCAGAAATACGAGGCTGAAAAGTAGACGAATTATTAGGCATTACCTGTGGGGAGTTTGGCTGAAGGTGCACTGGGAGGAGGCGGTTTCTTTGGtctctggaaacacacacagccattaTAGAAAGACATCTTTGAGACCTTCCAAGCTTCAAACATCACAGTAAACACAACGTGCCAAGAAGCCAGAATTACCTCTTTCTCAACTTCTAGCAGCTTGACAAAGTTATCTGGGAAAACACCTTGTCTTCCGCCGACCTCCCCCATCCACCAGCCTGCATCAGCGCAGTCCTGGACAAAAGGAAGCAAGGTTTGGTCTGGTCTACACTGTGTGCACTAAATGCCTGCTATCTGCATTTGGTGAACAGCTGGAATTGTACTTTTCTTACCAGCACAAAAACTAATCCAACTAACCAAGTCATACACACTCCTAGTCTAACTTACCTTGGTGATAATGTTGATGATATCCCCCTCTTTGATCGTCAGCTCGTCTTGATTTTGTGCTTCATATGGAAAGAGGACTTTACACTGCTCGCGCCCTATCGGCCAATCAAATCAAGGATATAATCAGATCAGTGATGCAGAACAGCACAATAACACTGCAGGAGATTTTAAAGATATATCCCCTTTGAAGTCAAAAACCAGGAGATGCACTGATATTTAACACGAACACTCCATAAACCAAAGCTAGAAACTGCACCCATGCCTCTGTTGTTTACTGAAGTGTCTTTATTCTTAtagttgcaaaaaaaaaaaaaattcttttgACATGGATGACTCAGAAATATGGGGAAAAACATTAAgtctcagaaaataaaaaaaatagatgttttAGGTATGTAATAAAGGATGACGTGTTGTTTATGCATTTTTAGTCCATTAACTACCAATGTTGTGAGCCGAGAAACTACCAAATTCACTTTTGCTTTATGTTGATTTGCAAAAATTTAATTTTGCTTCCAAAACTTGTTTTATACACTTTACCACCACCAACAAGGAAGAATTTTCAAAGCGCTACACAACTACACTATAATACTGTCAAAATAACAGGTAATATTTTTATACCAAAGAGTagtaatgtaatattaatgttatgttggaaattatattattatgaagTAAATTTAATCGAATGCATTTGCTTTGCTAAATcctatattttgtgtttcatgtcttattttttgtttgctaGCTGCGTCTATGATCTATATTAGAGTAAAGCTGTAACTTCTTACCTTTGGATTTGCTTTCTGCATCAGCCTTCATGGTTTCTGCACTCGCTGCTTTCCCCTCGTTGATCTAAGTGTTGAACAGATTGAAGAAAAGCTTCAGTTTCACATTCGGTCTCGTCCTCAGATGCAGTAACAAATACAGTGTCTTTGTAGTCAGTGGTATAGTGTTTAATTCGAACTACTCTGATTTGGTTTGGGACTTCCTGAGTCTACCATAGTAACTTTCAAAACTTAAATTTTGTGacctgtttttttctgctgtggttGCTGTAGAGGTGGAGAGTGCGATATTGACGGCAGAGTACCAGGTTTATTCAGTACAGTATCTCTGCAGATGCTACAGTGGGTTTCTTCCTGTACAAATTCTTCCCCGTGCCTTATTCTTGCTAAATAATTATCTGGAACTACAagtaaattaagaaaaaaatactagcatgctaacatggccgcacactcacacacagaaaagtgtCAGGACTTCCTATGACTTGAAAAAGCATATTTACAAGATACTGTATTGAATTTGCGAGTGTGAGAGAGGAGCTATTAACATTAGGGCGGGACTCCCTCAAGTGCTGGGAGGAGATGCGGTGTGTCAGCGGCAGCAGATGCTGGAGTCCTGTCTTCCCAAAGTCTCCctagattagaaataaaatccAAATGATGCCCTGTGCACAGCAATGCCCCTGTGCTTTAAATCCAACCAGCTATTTAAAGAGGAGAAGCTGACTTGCAGATGAAGCGTACATGctccagtgtttgtgtctgcgtGCATGAGCAGTGCAGGTTGTTAAAGGAcccgttgttttttttttttctactggaGTGGATCCCTCGACAGTGTTTGTGGAACCAGGGTGGCTCTTCCACAggaacatgcacacatatacactcacaGGGCCCAGTCTGTGCCcaacacacaaactgctctGTTCTGTTGGGGGCAGAGAAAATCCACACcgcctcccccccccccaccaccaccaccaccaccagcttctctgctccctctgaagccttctctttctctcccttcctaATGAGACCCATGTGGTGCCACAAGCGTCGAGACATCGTTACAGAATACCAGAGGTTTCTCTGCCCACTAGTATCACACTGCTGAACCTCAACAATAAGACCAGTAAGAGTTTCTTGATGCCGCAACTATTTTTAGAAGGAATTAGAGGCAAATGCTACTTTCATTACTCCCACTGACAACTATTTTCTTATATCCTTCTGAAACCTAAGAATGTATTTTTGTCCTGACAGACATGTCACTCTTCTGTATTTCAGTAACCACAGAAGTCTGTTTGAACAACAAAGGTTTGAACACGTTTAACAGTTTTtcaacaatataatatatataatatatacttttttattttgcgTTCACAGCAACGctgtcagttacagttacattacATGGAACTTTTTTTGTGCGTGTGTCTCAACCCTGTGCACATATTGCGGCCCTCATCAGTCACTGAGggcaaaataaacacagtggaaagcaacaaagacacagatggAGGGGGGAgaaatttgatatttttagatttgttgGACATTTATGGAAGGAGGATATGTAGCTGAGCGGTTTTTGAGGAAATGTCACAATGTGACAGGGACACTAACGACATTGTTATCATGAGCTTGTGGCTCACAAGTTTGACCCTGCATGGTGTGTTTAGGTGTGCACATCATGCATATCTTCATCTCTCTATAAGGGCTATAATTGGTTTCTTGACCACACTGCTAAATGTGGTGTCTATAAGCAGCAGTGAAgtagtgttgttttgttttttaatattggAGAAACATTAGATGACACTGatgctgcatttaaatgatGTCCTTATGTCACAGAGCAGCATCACTGTAAGCCAAGCTTGCACCTGCAAAATAAGTTAAGACTTGAGGCAGGAAATTCAAACTAGCATCAAGCACGCATGGCGTTGCAAGCTAGTTTACAATATGGCCTTCACAGAAAAAGTGTCAAACATTTTTAACCGGAGGAAAGTGCTGTTCTGCAACATGTGGTCTGATGCATCTCAAAATTGTGTTTTGCGGGTTCTGTTACGAAACATAAATCAGCCCACGAGCCTCGTATTGTAAGCTCAGTATTTTCGATTTGTGAGATTTGCTTCTGCTCTGTTTTGATGTTCAGATTATTATGAACATcatgactttttttgtttgcatttgtctttGCCATGGCAAAAAACTCGTGCTCCCACAACACACACTACACTCTGAGGAAACTTTGAAGAAACTCAGAGAAATATTTGTAGCACAAGACTACTTGACAAGCCCAAAGCCGAGAAGATAACCCTGATGATATTAATGTGTTATATACATTAGCTTATATACAGCCATAAACATAAGAGTTTTaatatgcaaaatgtgtttatatcgTTTATATCTACTGTACAAGTGCCACAAAAAGAATCAACATTTATCCTATACTGTACACTACTGTACCGTAAACCCATGTACCTGTTACTATGCTCTGTGCTCTGTCCTCCACTGTTCTTCAGCAGATTGTCAGAATAAAACtcaagtttaataaaaacaaaacagatgtgATGGCGTTGTCTGGGTAAGGTTCggatagtgtagtagtaacatCACCAGGTTTCGAATCCCCCCCTACTTCCAGTAGACCTTCTTATGCTTaccttgccttgtaccttgtaactAACTTGTAagttactttggataaaagcttctgctaaATGTAAGTGTAACTGTTTTTATCTCCTCTTCTATTAAATTACTAAAACCTGACCCTGGACCTTTCTATTACATATGGGGGGAGTCTGTTAATTCT is part of the Anabas testudineus chromosome 2, fAnaTes1.2, whole genome shotgun sequence genome and harbors:
- the sh3kbp1 gene encoding SH3 domain-containing kinase-binding protein 1 isoform X3: MVEAVVEFDYEAQQDDELSLTVGDIIVNIRRDDGGWWEGELGGRRGLFPDNFVREIKKEGKRDGGQTSMIKNDLSNGRASPVSEPSARPGRKAEQIRKRRCKAAFSYVPQHEDELELKIGDIIEIIAEVEEGWWEGLLNGKTGMFPSNFTKEILAESDTASVDTPNSQDELRRSKDSPGSESDGGDSRSETGSTEVQPKKIRGFGFGDIFKDQPIKLRPRSMDLDSEGDKINEGKAASAETMKADAESKSKGREQCKVLFPYEAQNQDELTIKEGDIINIITKDCADAGWWMGEVGGRQGVFPDNFVKLLEVEKERPKKPPPPSAPSAKLPTEKKSDVRKVPPERPEHLPQRDQDRGEEVKAGDTPKPSFPSMLPKKPLPPKTSSFSSSQPPRRPERPPTLACESPKSEGGASTPESAPDRSHDTDIDLDAVVTSTEKLSHPTASRPRVTDRRPRSQIVAPSSTDLDAPAVEDRKEKERAKEDHDIVSTRPVDVALRKGVPVVSVPDSKAPLPTKPSALTPPNSSHRSISPSSSSGLSPSPELRHSPLTPPTLEELRNQLRELRTSVEMLKNQHRMELKQLTSVLEEEKRIRLSLQMEVEHIKKNLSK
- the sh3kbp1 gene encoding SH3 domain-containing kinase-binding protein 1 isoform X2, producing MEAVVEFDYEAQQDDELSLTVGDIIVNIRRDDGGWWEGELGGRRGLFPDNFVREIKKEGKRDGGQTSMIKNDLSNGRASPVSEPSARPGRKAEQIRKRRCKAAFSYVPQHEDELELKIGDIIEIIAEVEEGWWEGLLNGKTGMFPSNFTKEILAESDTASVDTPNSQDELRRSESDQKNKCKDSPGSESDGGDSRSETGSTEVQPKKIRGFGFGDIFKDQPIKLRPRSMDLDSEGDKINEGKAASAETMKADAESKSKGREQCKVLFPYEAQNQDELTIKEGDIINIITKDCADAGWWMGEVGGRQGVFPDNFVKLLEVEKERPKKPPPPSAPSAKLPTEKKSDVRKVPPERPEHLPQRDQDRGEEVKAGDTPKPSFPSMLPKKPLPPKTSSFSSSQPPRRPERPPTLACESPKSEGGASTPESAPDRSHDTDIDLDAVVTSTEKLSHPTASRPRVTDRRPRSQIVAPSSTDLDAPAVEDRKEKERAKEDHDIVSTRPVDVALRKGVPVVSVPDSKAPLPTKPSALTPPNSSHRSISPSSSSGLSPSPELRHSPLTPPTLEELRNQLRELRTSVEMLKNQHRMELKQLTSVLEEEKRIRLSLQMEVEHIKKNLSK
- the sh3kbp1 gene encoding SH3 domain-containing kinase-binding protein 1 isoform X1, yielding MVEAVVEFDYEAQQDDELSLTVGDIIVNIRRDDGGWWEGELGGRRGLFPDNFVREIKKEGKRDGGQTSMIKNDLSNGRASPVSEPSARPGRKAEQIRKRRCKAAFSYVPQHEDELELKIGDIIEIIAEVEEGWWEGLLNGKTGMFPSNFTKEILAESDTASVDTPNSQDELRRSESDQKNKCKDSPGSESDGGDSRSETGSTEVQPKKIRGFGFGDIFKDQPIKLRPRSMDLDSEGDKINEGKAASAETMKADAESKSKGREQCKVLFPYEAQNQDELTIKEGDIINIITKDCADAGWWMGEVGGRQGVFPDNFVKLLEVEKERPKKPPPPSAPSAKLPTEKKSDVRKVPPERPEHLPQRDQDRGEEVKAGDTPKPSFPSMLPKKPLPPKTSSFSSSQPPRRPERPPTLACESPKSEGGASTPESAPDRSHDTDIDLDAVVTSTEKLSHPTASRPRVTDRRPRSQIVAPSSTDLDAPAVEDRKEKERAKEDHDIVSTRPVDVALRKGVPVVSVPDSKAPLPTKPSALTPPNSSHRSISPSSSSGLSPSPELRHSPLTPPTLEELRNQLRELRTSVEMLKNQHRMELKQLTSVLEEEKRIRLSLQMEVEHIKKNLSK